The Ferviditalea candida genome includes the window CCGGCGATCAAACTCGCCGAAAAATTGAACGAATGGCTGGGCGGAGAATATAAAATCATTTTCTCCAACAGCGGATCGGAAGCGAACGAAACCGCATTCAAGCTGGCGCGGCAGTACCACGCGCAGAACGGTCAGCCCGGAAGGTTCAAATTCATTTCCCGGTACAGGGCTTACCACGGAAACTCCATGGGCTCGCTCGCAGCCACCGGCCAAGCGCAAAGAAAATACAAATACGAGCCGCTGGCGCCGGGCTTCGTGCATGTCTCCCCTCCCGACTGCTACCGCTGCCCGTTCGGAAAAAGCAAAGACAGCTGCAATCTGGAGTGTGCGGAAGCGATCGACCAGGTCATCAACTGGGAATGGCCGGATACCGTTGCCGGCGTCATCATGGAGCCGGTCATTACCGGCGGGGGAATTCTCGTACCGCATGACAACTATTTGAAAAAGGTTGAGAAAAGCTGCAGAAAGCACAATGTGCTGCTGATCGTCGACGAGGTCATTTGCGGCTTCGGACGGACGGGCAAGCGCTTCGGCTTCCAGCATTACGGCGTGAAGCCGGATATCATCTCCATGGCCAAGGGCATCACCAGCGGTTATCTTCCGCTGTCGGCAACCGCTGTCCGAAAGGACATGTTCGAGCGTTTCATGGACCAGGAGGAAACCTCGCACTTCCGGCATGTCAATACGTACGGCGGAAATCCGGCCGCTTGCAGCCTCGCGCTGCGGAATCTGCAAATCATGGAGGACGAGAATCTGGTCGGGCGCTCCGCCGATTTGGGCCGGCGTCTTCAGCAGGGCCTGAACGAATTGAAGGAGCATCCGAACGTCGGGGACATCCGCGGCCTGGGCTTCCTGGTCGCCATCGAGCTGGTCATGGACAAAGCAGACAAAACGCCGGCCGCCCCTTCCATACTTGCCCAAGTCATCGGCGAATGCAGGAAAAGAGGCTTGATTATCGGCAAAAACGGCGATACGGTCAAAGGCTTCAACAATATATTGACCATCGCGCCTCCGCTGTCTTCTACCGATGAGGATCTGGATTTTATCATTCGTACACTGATCGAATCGATCAACACCCTGAACTGACTCTTTGCTTTCACACTTTGATAAAGTTAAACTTTCCGATGTGGTCCAAACGTTAAGAGCTGTCCCATAAGCAGATAAAGTCTGCTTATGGAACAGCTCTTTTTTGCTGCGCTGAAAGATATTGCTGAAAAAGAGGCAGTCGTCCAATCAGCCTGGCTTTTTTGCCATAGTATGAATATGACAAGACGAATGACTACTCGGCCAATACCCTTCAGACGTCCGATGAAATGGTTTGCTGCGCAAACCTGTAGGTCTGGCTTCTTTGAAGGACTTCGTTTGGAAGTTTTTCTTATCTCGGCAAGGAGGAGGTTCATGATGAACGACAAGGCTCAGATCAATCAATTGCTTCCGTCCGGACAGCAGCCGAACATGCCTTCCCTTCCTTCGGGAGGCATGTTCGGGGGCGGATCGGGTTTGCCTTCGCCCAGCGGCGGATCCTTTGGTTCGTCGAAGTTTTCTTTGGGAAAAGTGATGGAGTTTGTTGACAGAATGGGCGGAATTCAAGGCATTATGTCGGCAATCGAGCGGATTCAGAACATTGTTGTCACGATACAGCAGTTCGCGCCTTTAATCGCGCTGCTCATCCCTAAAAAAAAGAGTCCGCAAAATGAGCTGCCGGCCGGAGCGGCAAACAGGCCCAGAAAAAGAAGAAAAAGAAGGAAAACATACGGAAAAAGAAAAAGAGCAAGAAAATAATCGCACGATATATCCGTTTATTTTCGGCAATACCGTGATATTCGTCCGGTCAAGCACATCACCCCTATCATAAAATACGGTAGTTCCCTAGAAAGGAGGTTCCAAGTTGGCCTTTTGCTGAAGCAGAAGCCGGAGTTGAATTTGGTTTTAGCGGATACGCGGCTGTCATTTCGGTACTGTTCATTCTTTTGGCAATCGTCACTTTTCGCGGCTGGCTGTGGTAGGAACTTAAGCCAAGGGAGCAAATTGTGAAGTAAACCGAAAGGAGGTTGTTTCAATATGGCATTTGGAGGCGCAGGAGCAGGTGCGGCAGCAGGGGCAGGCTTTGGCTTTGGCGGATACGCGGCTGTCATTTTGGTGCTGTTCATTCTGTTGGCCATCGTCGTTTTCGGAGGTTGGTGGATCTAATAACCTATTAAATGATTCCAATGTTCAATTTGCAGCCGAAAGGAGGTTTTCCATATGGCATTCGGAGGCGCTGGTGCAGGCGCGGTAGCAGGAGCAGGCTTCGGTTGGGGCGGATATGCCGCTGTCATCCTCGTATTGTTCATTCTGTTGGCGATTGTCGTCTACGGCGGATGGTGGATTTGATCAGAGCTTGGCACCCAAATGAGAATTTCGCATGAAATTCGGAGGGAGGTGAAAAGCATGGCATTTGGAGGCGCAGGAGCAGCTGCAGCTGCAGGTGCAGGTTTCGGTTGGGGCGGATATGCCGCTGTCATCCTGGTATTGTTCATCCTGTTGGCAATCGTTGTTTTTGGAGGTTGGTGGATTTAACAAGAGCTTAAACCAGAGCAAAACGCCAAAGTAACCTGAAGGGAGGTTACAAAATGGCCTTAGGAGGCGGAATGTGGTTTGGCGGCCGCTATGCCGCTGTAATTCTGGTGCTGTTCATTCTGTTGGCGATTGTTGTCTATGGCGGATGGTGGATTTAGGATTCGTTCACGAAAGATTTTAACAGATAGCAAAAACGACAGAGATAACCGGCAGCATCAGACAACCGCAGCTTATTGATAAAAGGCCCCTTTC containing:
- a CDS encoding aspartate aminotransferase family protein; its protein translation is MVLNDQTKSSVNELTEKDKEYLWHFMTPYNPDAKPTIFTEADGSWITDAEGNRYLDGMSGLWCVNVGYGRKELAEAAYEQLQTMPYYPLTQSHIPAIKLAEKLNEWLGGEYKIIFSNSGSEANETAFKLARQYHAQNGQPGRFKFISRYRAYHGNSMGSLAATGQAQRKYKYEPLAPGFVHVSPPDCYRCPFGKSKDSCNLECAEAIDQVINWEWPDTVAGVIMEPVITGGGILVPHDNYLKKVEKSCRKHNVLLIVDEVICGFGRTGKRFGFQHYGVKPDIISMAKGITSGYLPLSATAVRKDMFERFMDQEETSHFRHVNTYGGNPAACSLALRNLQIMEDENLVGRSADLGRRLQQGLNELKEHPNVGDIRGLGFLVAIELVMDKADKTPAAPSILAQVIGECRKRGLIIGKNGDTVKGFNNILTIAPPLSSTDEDLDFIIRTLIESINTLN
- a CDS encoding sporulation protein YjcZ, with the translated sequence MAFGGAGAGAAAGAGFGFGGYAAVILVLFILLAIVVFGGWWI
- a CDS encoding sporulation protein YjcZ encodes the protein MAFGGAGAGAVAGAGFGWGGYAAVILVLFILLAIVVYGGWWI
- a CDS encoding sporulation protein YjcZ translates to MAFGGAGAAAAAGAGFGWGGYAAVILVLFILLAIVVFGGWWI